In one Fusarium falciforme chromosome 5, complete sequence genomic region, the following are encoded:
- a CDS encoding RRNA adenine N(6)-methyltransferase has product MAKIKHAKRGSASSTPYERPSGGGGGSGSSSNKNNVFKFNTNFGQHILKNPGVSDAIVEKAFLKPTDTVLEVGPGTGNLTVRILERAKKCICVEVDPRMAAEVTKRVQGTPEQRKLEVLLGDVIKTELPQFDVCISNTPYQISSPLVFKLLSLPNPPRTSVLMFQREFALRLTARPGDALYCRLSVNAQFWAKITHIMKVGKNNFRPPPQVESSVVRIEPKTGKDRPNVSWDEWDGLLRVCFVRKNKTLRASWLGTKEVLAMVERNYRTWCAMNGVPVDDTLVEDGQDDDMDMEDGDAEEGGMDVDEDEDAPDFFKEMQNSATAKTKSKRKKTKVAELVREKIRKVLEDVTELADKRSGKCDENDFLRLLFAFNEEGIHFS; this is encoded by the exons ATGGCCAAGATAAAGCACGCCAAGCGTGGCAGCGCATCGAGCACGCCGTACGAGCGACCaagcggtggtggtggaggtagCGGTTCCAGctccaacaagaacaacGTCTTCaagttcaacaccaacttTGGCCAGCATATTCTCAAGAACCCCGGTGTCTCGGATGCCATTGTCGAGAAGGCCTTCCTCAAGCCGACGGATACCGTTCTCGAAGTCGGTCCCGGTACTGGTAACCTGACAGTCCGTATCCTGGAGCGCGCAAAGAAGTGCATATGTGTTGAGGTCGATCCCCGAATGGCGGCCGAAGTCACCAAGCGTGTGCAGGGAACGCCTGAGCAGAGGAAACTCGAGGTCTTGCTGGGCGATGTCATCAAGACTGAGCTCCCGCAGTTTGACGTTTGCATATCAAACACCCCCTATCAA ATCTCCAGTCCCCTCGTCTTCAAGCTCCTCTCCCTTCCAAACCCTCCTCGTACCTCAGTTCTCATGTTCCAGCGCGAATTTGCCCTGCGCCTGACAGCCCGCCCCGGTGACGCCCTCTACTGCCGCCTCTCGGTCAACGCCCAGTTCTGGGCCAAGATCACCCACATCATGAAGGTCGGCAAGAACAACTTCCGCCCCCCGCCGCAAGTCGAGTCCTCCGTTGTTCGTATTGAGCCCAAGACGGGCAAGGACCGCCCCAACGTCAGCTGGGACGAGTGGGATGGACTCCTGCGAGTGTGCTTCGTCCGCAAGAACAAGACTCTTCGCGCGAGTTGGCTCGGCACCAAGGAGGTACTGGCCATGGTTGAGCGAAATTACCGTACTTGGTGCGCCATGAACGGCGTTCCCGTTGATGACACCCTGGTGGAGGATGGCCAGGACGACGATATGGACATGGAGGATGGTGACGCCGAGGAGGGCGGCATGGAcgtcgatgaggatgaagatgcccCCGATTTCTTCAAGGAGATGCAAAACTCAGCAACTGCCAAGACAAAGAGCAAGCGAAAGAAGACAAAGGTGGCCGAACTCGTCCGAGAGAAGATCCGCAAGGTGCTCGAGGACGTGACCGAGCTGGCTGACAAGCGATCCGGAAAGTGTGACGAAAACGACTTCCTCCGTCTCCTGTTTGCTTTCAACGAGGAGGGCATCCACTTCTCTTGA